In Triplophysa rosa linkage group LG18, Trosa_1v2, whole genome shotgun sequence, a genomic segment contains:
- the LOC130569564 gene encoding gamma-crystallin M2-like: MGRLQVIFYEDRNFQGRSYECMGDFSDMSSYLSRCHSCRVDSGCWMMYDHPNYMGNQYFFKRGEYADYMSMFGMNNCIRSCRMIPMHRGSYRMKIYERENFGGQTYELMDDCDSCMDRYHMSHCQSCHVMDGHWLMYEQPNYRGRMSYFRPGEYRSFSNMGGMRFMSMRRIMDSWY, translated from the exons ATGGGCAGg ttacaggtCATCTTCTACGAGGACAGGAACTTCCAGGGTCGCTCATATGAGTGTATGGGTGACTTTTCTGACATGTCCTCCTACCTGAGCCGCTGTCACTCCTGTAGAGTGGATAGCGGATGCTGGATGATGTATGATCATCCCAACTACATGGGAAACCAGTATTTCTTTAAGAGGGGCGAGTACGCTGACTATATGTCTATGTTTGGAATGAACAACTGCATCCGATCCTGTCGTATGATCCCCATG CACAGGGGATCCTACAGAATGAAGATTTATGAGAGGGAGAACTTTGGAGGTCAGACGTACGAGCTGATGGACGACTGTGACTCCTGCATGGACCGCTACCACATGTCTCACTGCCAGTCCTGTCATGTGATGGATGGTCACTGGCTCATGTATGAGCAGCCCAACTACAGAGGCAGAATGTCGTACTTCAGGCCTGGAGAGTACAGGAGCTTCAGTAATATGGGTGGCATGAGATTCATGAGCATGAGGCGTATCATGGATTCCTGGTATTAg